In a genomic window of Apteryx mantelli isolate bAptMan1 chromosome 2, bAptMan1.hap1, whole genome shotgun sequence:
- the DPH3 gene encoding diphthamide biosynthesis protein 3, which yields MSVFHDEVEIEDFEYDEETETYSYPCPCGDRFLITREDLENGEDVATCPSCSLILRVIYDQEQFMCGEVIAEPLANKELIKC from the exons ATGTCGGTGTTTCACGATGAGGTGGAGATCGAGGACTTCGAGTACGACGAGGAGACCGAGACCTACAGCTACCCGTGCCCCTGCGGGGACCGCTTCCTCATCACCCGG GAGGACCTGGAAAACGGCGAGGACGTGGCCACCTGCCCTAGCTGCTCCCTGATCCTGCGCGTCATTTACGACCAG GAGCAGTTCATGTGTGGCGAAGTCATTGCAGAACCTTTGGCAAACAAGGAATTGATTAAGTGCTGA